The following coding sequences are from one Granulicella sp. L56 window:
- the asnB gene encoding asparagine synthase (glutamine-hydrolyzing): MCGIFGVFNRNGGPVAPELIQRMGSVLQHRGPDGEGRYISNEIGLGHRRLSIIDVAGGSQPIANEDGTLHIIFNGEIYNYIELREELLKAGHIFKTRSDTEVILHGYEEWGTACVERFNGIFAFAIWSGINKSLFLARDHLGVKPLYYAVLGHRILFASEIKALLQDQECPREVDLEALSQLFTLRYVPSPKTLFSGIYKLPPAHWMLVNSKKIEFRRFWTWKPSIREHCNESELIETYQDLVEDAVRLQMRSDVPVGLFLSSGVDSATLLALMRHHTNGRIHTFTLGFEHGEQSSETRDARGLAELYGADHTELVIGPKDYQDYYRRYLMDLEEPVGNETAAAFYFVSQMASKKVKVALTGQGADEPWAGYPRYIGASLSGAYSRLPRAFTANIVRPVVLGTVKNERLRRGVNSLSEPDMLSRFVKMYSFYTNEMKSHLFQPWLLQHISTDGVEAENALRHLQQDVSELDAVNQMTYIDTRANLPDDLLMVADKTSMANSVEARVPFLDHRVVEFAESLPSNFKLRHLRGKYLHKKAAEKWLPLNVVYRKKKGFANPIDCWLREQMKSFVGDCLLSDASVSARYFDKEYIRSLVADHETGRQNHLRHIYLLISFELWHRQFMGT, from the coding sequence ATGTGCGGTATCTTTGGAGTGTTCAATCGGAATGGAGGCCCGGTGGCGCCCGAACTCATCCAGAGAATGGGTTCGGTTTTGCAACATCGCGGTCCAGATGGTGAGGGTCGTTATATCTCCAATGAAATTGGATTAGGTCACAGAAGACTGAGTATTATTGATGTTGCTGGAGGCTCGCAACCGATCGCAAACGAAGATGGCACACTGCACATTATCTTCAATGGGGAAATCTATAACTATATAGAACTGAGGGAAGAGCTTCTGAAGGCAGGTCATATCTTCAAAACACGAAGCGATACCGAGGTGATTCTGCATGGATATGAAGAGTGGGGCACAGCGTGCGTCGAACGCTTTAATGGTATCTTCGCGTTTGCGATCTGGAGTGGCATAAACAAAAGTCTTTTTCTGGCTCGTGATCATCTAGGGGTGAAGCCGCTATACTACGCTGTCCTTGGCCACCGCATTTTGTTCGCTTCGGAGATCAAGGCGTTGCTTCAGGACCAGGAGTGCCCACGCGAAGTGGATCTTGAGGCATTGTCACAGCTCTTCACGCTGCGTTATGTCCCATCTCCGAAGACATTGTTTTCAGGTATATATAAGCTGCCACCGGCGCATTGGATGCTGGTAAACTCGAAAAAAATTGAGTTCCGGCGCTTCTGGACATGGAAGCCAAGTATTCGTGAGCATTGTAACGAGTCGGAATTAATCGAGACTTACCAAGATTTAGTGGAAGATGCGGTTCGTCTCCAGATGCGTAGCGATGTGCCGGTTGGGCTCTTTCTTAGTTCAGGAGTGGATTCCGCTACTTTACTGGCACTCATGCGTCATCATACCAATGGGCGTATTCATACATTCACGCTTGGGTTTGAACATGGAGAGCAATCAAGCGAGACTCGGGACGCGCGCGGCCTAGCTGAACTCTATGGAGCAGACCATACTGAACTTGTCATTGGCCCAAAGGACTATCAAGACTACTATCGTCGCTATCTCATGGATCTCGAAGAACCAGTCGGCAATGAAACAGCTGCTGCATTTTACTTTGTGAGCCAGATGGCTAGCAAGAAGGTCAAGGTCGCATTGACTGGTCAGGGAGCCGATGAACCGTGGGCTGGATATCCTAGATACATCGGTGCCTCCCTGTCAGGAGCTTACAGTCGTCTACCCCGCGCATTCACCGCGAATATAGTTCGGCCTGTTGTCCTCGGCACTGTGAAGAACGAAAGGTTGCGTAGAGGGGTGAACTCTTTGAGCGAACCTGACATGCTGAGCCGTTTCGTTAAGATGTACTCGTTTTATACCAACGAGATGAAGTCCCACTTGTTTCAACCGTGGCTCCTTCAGCATATTTCAACAGACGGCGTTGAGGCTGAAAATGCCTTACGTCACCTGCAGCAAGACGTGAGCGAGTTAGATGCTGTCAATCAGATGACCTATATCGATACGCGAGCGAATCTACCCGATGATTTGCTTATGGTCGCCGACAAGACTTCGATGGCAAACTCGGTGGAAGCGAGAGTTCCATTTTTGGATCATAGGGTGGTTGAGTTTGCTGAGTCATTACCATCGAATTTCAAGTTGCGGCATCTCCGTGGTAAATATCTCCATAAGAAAGCTGCGGAGAAGTGGCTTCCACTGAATGTCGTTTATCGAAAAAAGAAAGGCTTTGCGAACCCCATCGACTGCTGGCTGCGAGAGCAGATGAAATCCTTTGTGGGTGACTGTCTTCTGAGCGATGCGAGCGTCTCAGCCAGATATTTCGATAAGGAATACATAAGAAGCCTGGTGGCTGACCACGAGACGGGGCGCCAGAATCACCTGCGTCACATCTATCTCTTGATCTCGTTCGAACTGTGGCATCGTCAATTTATGGGAACATAG
- a CDS encoding glycosyltransferase family A protein, with product MEFSEGAANYIIITPVKDEERYIACTLESVIGQTVRPLRWVLVDDGSSDTTSEIIQTYMRNCAWISYIRIERNAQRMLGSAEIRAFSLGYESVCHLDHEYVVKLDADLLLPSDYFEQILRRFRSNPRLGIASGLYLEKKKESWIPVTLPQYHAAGASKIVRVACFRAIGGFPLLPGWDTVDEIKSWTRGWETTHFSEIQFHHLKAEGSAMGVLRMSFFHGEIYYVSGGSALFFFGKLLHRTITGRPLLLAGAMLFCGYLYAVLSRRPKLVNLHEEAYYKRLLNRRIAEQLTSRLSFRS from the coding sequence ATGGAATTCTCAGAAGGCGCTGCCAACTACATCATTATCACTCCTGTGAAAGATGAAGAGCGATATATTGCCTGTACTCTGGAATCGGTGATAGGTCAAACGGTTCGTCCTCTTCGCTGGGTACTGGTCGATGACGGCTCATCGGATACGACGTCGGAAATTATTCAGACTTACATGCGCAATTGTGCGTGGATTTCGTATATTCGGATCGAACGAAATGCGCAGCGCATGCTGGGCTCTGCCGAGATCAGAGCGTTCTCTCTAGGCTATGAGTCTGTATGTCACCTCGATCACGAATATGTAGTCAAACTGGATGCAGATCTGCTTCTGCCATCTGATTACTTTGAACAGATACTGCGCCGATTTCGCAGCAATCCACGGCTTGGAATTGCTTCAGGACTGTATCTCGAAAAGAAGAAGGAAAGTTGGATTCCGGTAACCTTGCCGCAATATCATGCCGCTGGGGCATCAAAAATAGTGAGGGTTGCGTGTTTTCGTGCAATCGGAGGGTTTCCGCTTTTGCCTGGATGGGATACGGTGGACGAGATCAAATCGTGGACGCGTGGTTGGGAGACTACACACTTTTCTGAAATCCAGTTTCACCATTTGAAGGCAGAGGGCTCTGCCATGGGAGTTCTACGGATGAGCTTTTTCCATGGGGAAATTTATTACGTGAGTGGCGGAAGTGCGTTGTTTTTTTTTGGAAAACTATTACATCGCACAATCACGGGTAGGCCGTTGCTGTTAGCTGGCGCAATGCTGTTTTGCGGCTATCTGTACGCTGTGCTTAGCCGTCGCCCAAAGCTAGTGAACTTGCATGAAGAAGCCTACTACAAGCGACTTTTGAATCGGAGAATCGCTGAACAGCTAACCTCCAGATTATCTTTCCGATCATGA
- a CDS encoding polysaccharide deacetylase family protein, with amino-acid sequence MKFRFDRSVSLVLARLMSIRRTQPASGRFPILMYHGINGTLSRRHPYFETNTSPAVFRSQMQVLATGGYQPLSVDDALTPSSRAVAKRPVAITFDDGYADFYDEALPILVEFGFAATVYIVTGSTGKQRVIKNGKRFMSWADVCDLPKCGIRVGSHTVSHRNLREMSRSRVEEEVRRSKEMLEDKLGAPVESFAYPYAFPEHDKKYVQYVREYLQMCGYKNAVSTIIGTARVLTDRYLLPRLPINTFDDDAFLRVKLEGGYEWLHALQYTRKAFSRRRV; translated from the coding sequence ATGAAATTTCGCTTCGATCGTTCAGTAAGCCTAGTACTTGCGCGCCTGATGTCGATTCGGAGAACCCAGCCGGCAAGCGGCCGGTTTCCGATTCTGATGTATCACGGGATCAATGGAACCCTAAGCAGACGGCACCCCTACTTCGAAACTAATACCTCACCGGCTGTATTCCGCAGTCAGATGCAGGTGCTGGCCACTGGAGGCTACCAACCACTTAGCGTAGACGACGCACTTACTCCGTCTTCCCGCGCTGTAGCCAAGCGGCCGGTGGCGATTACGTTCGATGATGGATACGCAGATTTCTATGATGAAGCGCTTCCTATACTGGTCGAATTTGGCTTTGCCGCTACGGTGTATATCGTTACGGGATCTACAGGTAAGCAAAGAGTCATCAAGAACGGAAAACGGTTCATGTCTTGGGCCGACGTGTGTGACCTTCCCAAATGTGGTATCCGTGTCGGATCTCATACTGTGAGTCACCGCAACCTACGGGAGATGTCTCGCTCTCGCGTAGAGGAAGAAGTGAGACGATCGAAAGAGATGCTCGAGGATAAACTTGGTGCTCCAGTCGAATCATTCGCCTATCCATATGCGTTTCCAGAGCATGATAAGAAGTATGTTCAGTATGTTCGAGAATATCTACAGATGTGTGGTTACAAGAATGCTGTGTCTACTATCATTGGCACAGCAAGAGTATTAACAGACCGGTATTTATTGCCGCGGTTACCCATCAACACATTCGATGACGATGCCTTCTTGAGGGTGAAGCTTGAAGGAGGATACGAATGGCTGCACGCGCTGCAATATACGAGAAAGGCGTTTAGCAGGAGACGCGTGTGA
- a CDS encoding acyl carrier protein — MNPIEKDLRQFVIETFLFGNDDSELTNHDSFIDKGLIDSMGILNLVSHVESTYGIQVADSELVPEIWDSVSSIADFIASKEATEVAHADAAYAR; from the coding sequence ATGAATCCTATCGAGAAAGACCTGCGGCAGTTTGTAATTGAGACATTTCTTTTTGGTAACGACGATAGCGAGCTTACAAACCATGATTCCTTCATCGACAAAGGCTTGATCGATTCGATGGGGATACTTAACCTTGTGTCCCATGTGGAAAGCACGTATGGAATTCAAGTCGCCGATTCGGAACTGGTTCCTGAGATATGGGATTCGGTGAGCAGCATTGCCGACTTTATCGCGTCCAAAGAGGCGACTGAGGTAGCTCACGCCGATGCGGCGTACGCCCGTTGA
- the asnB gene encoding asparagine synthase (glutamine-hydrolyzing), protein MICYALLPFLVPSSTMCGIAGILNNDGRPADQFTLRRMIKAIGYRGPDDSDIYIEGELGLGHCRLSIIDLAGGHQPMRSPEKDLAITFNGEIFNFIELRESLEKQGHKFLTRSDTEVILHLYRQYGVDCVKHMNGQWAFAIWDKSRKRLFLSRDRLGVRPLYYTWIGKDIVFGSEAKVLLAHPDVRAALDYGALQQVFTYWFALAPSTMFKGIVQLMPGHSLVVENGEATLLRHWALEFGDDDPGAEKSDRQEASLVEELSALLMDATRIRLRADVPVGAYLSGGLDSSITSNLARQCIGSSLHTFSIAFDESDLDESKYQREVAEALGTKHEVVRCSPSEIGAAFADVVWHMETPVLRTAPAPMFMLSRFVHDKGFKVVLTGEGADEFWGGYDIFKEAKVRAYIAAQPNSKRRPLLLKKLYPYMEGLQKQSPACLQTFFHAGRGQTDHTLFSHIPRWELTQRCQLLFSEEVRSANKKNNLWSPVTSALPGKFDSWSSFRRAQYLEAAFLLPDYLLSSQGDRVAMAHSLEGRYPFLDYRLVELSTRVPSRLKMKGLNEKYLLKRAFAKQIPKSVIDRPKQPYRAPQSSSFFNSVSGKPHNDYIAEIISPERIRDFGIFNAASVQKLVDKAKAGRAVSFLDNAALVGIISTQSLVDQFTINFEERLLHESYRERPAAVCN, encoded by the coding sequence ATGATTTGCTATGCTCTTCTTCCATTCTTGGTGCCATCATCTACTATGTGCGGTATTGCCGGAATCCTCAATAACGATGGACGTCCAGCCGATCAGTTCACTCTGAGACGGATGATAAAAGCTATTGGTTATCGTGGCCCAGATGACTCCGATATTTATATCGAAGGCGAGTTGGGTTTGGGACATTGCCGCCTCAGTATTATCGATCTTGCAGGTGGACATCAACCGATGCGATCTCCTGAGAAGGATCTCGCCATCACATTCAATGGCGAAATCTTCAACTTTATTGAACTCCGCGAGAGCCTGGAAAAGCAGGGCCACAAATTTCTGACACGGTCGGATACAGAAGTCATCCTGCATTTATATCGGCAGTATGGCGTTGACTGCGTCAAACACATGAATGGCCAGTGGGCATTTGCAATTTGGGATAAATCGCGGAAGCGACTATTTCTTTCGCGTGATCGGTTGGGTGTCCGCCCGTTGTATTACACATGGATCGGGAAAGATATCGTCTTCGGATCAGAAGCGAAGGTACTTCTTGCTCACCCGGATGTGAGAGCGGCGCTTGATTACGGTGCGCTGCAGCAGGTTTTTACATACTGGTTTGCGTTGGCGCCAAGCACAATGTTTAAGGGCATCGTGCAACTCATGCCTGGGCATTCTCTGGTCGTTGAGAACGGTGAGGCGACTCTGCTACGGCACTGGGCGCTGGAATTCGGAGACGATGACCCTGGCGCTGAGAAATCGGATAGGCAAGAAGCATCGTTGGTTGAGGAACTCAGTGCATTGTTGATGGATGCAACTCGCATACGATTACGGGCAGATGTCCCGGTTGGGGCTTATCTAAGCGGCGGGTTGGATTCGTCGATTACATCTAACTTGGCGCGGCAATGCATTGGGTCCTCACTCCATACGTTTTCGATCGCTTTTGATGAGTCGGACCTGGATGAAAGCAAGTACCAGAGGGAAGTTGCAGAGGCGCTGGGAACGAAGCATGAGGTAGTACGGTGCTCGCCAAGTGAAATTGGTGCAGCGTTTGCTGATGTTGTATGGCATATGGAGACGCCCGTTCTTCGTACGGCGCCTGCACCGATGTTTATGCTGTCCAGGTTTGTGCACGACAAGGGCTTCAAAGTAGTGTTGACGGGCGAAGGAGCAGACGAATTCTGGGGAGGGTATGACATCTTCAAAGAAGCAAAAGTCCGAGCTTATATTGCAGCACAACCGAATTCTAAACGCAGGCCACTGTTACTGAAAAAACTTTATCCTTATATGGAGGGGCTACAAAAGCAATCGCCTGCGTGTCTTCAGACATTCTTCCATGCTGGCCGTGGACAGACAGACCACACGCTGTTTTCACACATTCCACGATGGGAACTCACACAGCGATGCCAACTGCTTTTCTCCGAAGAGGTTCGCTCGGCCAACAAGAAGAACAACCTTTGGTCGCCGGTAACGAGTGCTTTGCCAGGAAAGTTTGATTCTTGGAGCTCATTTCGGCGAGCTCAGTATTTGGAAGCCGCATTTCTACTTCCCGATTACTTACTGTCTTCTCAGGGCGACAGAGTAGCAATGGCGCATTCGCTCGAAGGGAGGTATCCCTTCCTCGACTATCGGCTGGTCGAGCTTTCGACTCGCGTTCCAAGCCGTCTCAAGATGAAAGGATTAAACGAAAAGTACCTGCTAAAGCGTGCCTTCGCAAAACAGATACCCAAGTCGGTTATAGATAGGCCTAAGCAGCCATATCGTGCACCTCAATCAAGCAGTTTCTTTAATTCAGTTTCAGGGAAGCCCCATAATGATTACATAGCGGAAATAATATCTCCTGAGCGCATTCGCGACTTTGGCATCTTCAACGCCGCGTCCGTTCAAAAACTAGTAGACAAGGCCAAGGCTGGGCGTGCAGTTTCTTTTCTGGACAACGCCGCCCTAGTTGGCATTATTTCTACCCAATCCCTGGTAGATCAATTCACTATCAACTTCGAGGAGAGGCTCTTGCATGAATCCTATCGAGAAAGACCTGCGGCAGTTTGTAATTGA
- a CDS encoding DegT/DnrJ/EryC1/StrS aminotransferase family protein translates to MSTDNIPLLDLVTQHRGLESELLATFKDIVQSAMFVGGHAVERFEREYAQFCGTGYCTGVASGTDALLFALIAAGVKPGDTVVTVPNTFIATTEAILQTGAEPAFVDVDNCTYTMSPEHLREYIETQCEVDRQGQLRVRISGRPVTAVVPVHLYGQVADMDPILDLAERYGLFVIEDACQAHGAEYFSKKLGGWKKAGSLGHAGAFSFYPGKNLGACGEAGAITTDDDRIAALCSMLRDHGQAKKYYHEIDGYNGRLDALQAAFLTVKLGHLARWNDKRRQIAARYDTSLSDTQADIILPYQAPYSRSAHHLYVVRSPDRDSLRSSLNAVGIGTGIHYPIPLHLQEVYRGREWAGGHYAVTEQIASEIISLPMFPELTCEQQDRVVERVLHHVSVALQLL, encoded by the coding sequence GTGTCGACAGATAATATCCCACTTCTAGATTTAGTGACCCAGCATCGTGGTCTTGAGAGTGAGTTACTGGCCACGTTTAAAGATATAGTACAGTCCGCGATGTTTGTGGGCGGTCATGCTGTAGAACGGTTTGAACGCGAATACGCACAGTTTTGTGGAACTGGCTACTGTACAGGAGTGGCTAGTGGAACTGATGCTCTTCTATTCGCTTTGATTGCTGCAGGCGTGAAGCCTGGCGATACTGTTGTCACAGTCCCCAACACCTTTATTGCCACGACCGAGGCGATCCTGCAGACAGGTGCTGAACCGGCATTTGTTGACGTGGATAATTGCACTTACACAATGAGCCCGGAACATCTCCGGGAGTACATTGAGACTCAGTGTGAGGTGGACAGGCAGGGGCAACTTCGAGTTCGAATAAGTGGAAGACCCGTGACAGCTGTCGTTCCGGTACATCTCTATGGCCAGGTTGCAGACATGGATCCGATACTTGATTTAGCCGAGCGTTACGGGCTATTTGTTATTGAGGATGCATGTCAAGCTCATGGTGCCGAGTACTTTTCAAAAAAGCTCGGCGGGTGGAAAAAGGCGGGATCTCTCGGTCATGCTGGAGCGTTCAGTTTCTATCCCGGGAAAAATCTAGGGGCCTGCGGGGAAGCGGGTGCGATCACGACAGACGATGACAGAATCGCAGCCTTGTGCAGCATGCTCCGCGATCATGGGCAGGCCAAAAAATATTATCATGAGATCGACGGGTATAACGGCAGGCTCGATGCTCTTCAAGCGGCTTTCTTAACTGTGAAACTTGGCCATTTAGCAAGATGGAACGACAAAAGACGTCAGATCGCCGCACGTTACGATACGTCATTGAGCGATACTCAAGCAGACATTATTTTGCCTTACCAAGCGCCTTACTCGCGTTCTGCCCATCACCTTTATGTCGTGCGCAGTCCAGATAGAGATAGTTTGAGATCTAGCTTGAACGCAGTTGGCATAGGCACTGGTATTCACTACCCTATTCCTCTTCACTTACAAGAAGTTTACCGGGGAAGAGAATGGGCTGGTGGGCACTATGCCGTCACCGAGCAGATCGCATCTGAAATTATTTCTTTGCCCATGTTTCCTGAACTTACCTGCGAGCAGCAGGACAGAGTGGTGGAGCGCGTGCTCCACCATGTCAGCGTGGCTTTGCAACTGCTATAG
- a CDS encoding acyltransferase, with amino-acid sequence MLRISPDVKLGKDVKLAAFINLYGCEIGDGTKIGTFVEVQKSSRIGNRCKISSHTFICEGVTIEDNVFIGHGVTFINDRRPRATNSRGELMTEQDWVLERTQVKKGASVGSGATILSRVTIGENAIVGAGSVVTHDVPANSIVMGNPAKVHSYIEMKEERVEA; translated from the coding sequence ATGCTTCGTATATCTCCTGACGTAAAGTTGGGCAAAGATGTTAAGCTCGCCGCGTTTATCAATCTTTATGGATGCGAAATCGGCGATGGTACAAAGATTGGTACGTTTGTCGAAGTGCAGAAGAGTAGCAGAATTGGAAATCGTTGCAAGATTTCAAGCCATACGTTCATTTGTGAAGGGGTAACGATCGAAGACAATGTCTTCATTGGTCATGGGGTGACTTTTATCAATGACAGACGACCTCGCGCCACGAACTCACGCGGTGAACTCATGACCGAACAGGATTGGGTGTTGGAAAGAACACAGGTAAAAAAAGGCGCCTCGGTCGGCTCAGGAGCGACCATTCTTAGCCGGGTCACGATAGGAGAAAACGCTATTGTTGGTGCTGGAAGTGTGGTGACACATGATGTTCCAGCCAATAGTATCGTGATGGGTAATCCTGCAAAAGTGCATAGTTACATCGAGATGAAGGAAGAAAGAGTGGAGGCTTAG
- a CDS encoding Gfo/Idh/MocA family protein — protein MGVYLSYEPVVRSRGKGMLKIGVIGYGYWGTNIVRNFHRCAGSRVEMVCDTRPKMLERLAQSYPDIKTSTDCMDAIYSTDIDAIAVVTPVWTHYELAKKALMNGKHVFVEKPFTCNVAQADELIELAEAMHLEIMVDHTFLYTGAVRKIRQFIDNGTLGKLYYYDSTRVNLGLFQHDINVLWDLAPHDLSIMDYLIDGKPEAISATGQKHLNGHEDVAYLTVYFSNKVIAHINVNWLSPVKIRTTLIGGENKMLVWNDLEVDEKIRVYDKGVHIQNSSAVYDLLVSYRSGDMWAPQVDRTEALDEEIAHFVDCVCNGKRPQTDGHSGRRVIQMLEAASRSLLNRGEAVYL, from the coding sequence ATGGGAGTTTACCTGTCCTACGAACCTGTTGTGAGAAGCCGAGGTAAGGGCATGTTGAAGATTGGAGTCATTGGATACGGGTATTGGGGAACTAATATTGTAAGAAATTTTCATCGATGCGCCGGATCCCGAGTTGAGATGGTCTGCGATACAAGACCAAAGATGCTGGAGCGTCTAGCTCAGTCCTACCCTGATATAAAGACCTCGACCGATTGCATGGATGCTATTTATTCCACCGATATAGATGCAATTGCCGTGGTTACACCAGTATGGACTCATTACGAACTTGCAAAGAAGGCGCTAATGAACGGGAAGCACGTATTTGTAGAGAAGCCCTTTACGTGCAATGTGGCGCAAGCAGACGAATTGATCGAATTAGCTGAGGCCATGCATCTTGAGATCATGGTTGACCACACGTTTCTTTACACAGGGGCTGTGCGGAAGATTCGCCAATTCATTGATAACGGGACACTGGGAAAGCTCTACTACTATGATTCGACGCGAGTCAATCTTGGGTTATTCCAACATGACATTAATGTGTTATGGGATTTGGCCCCACACGATTTATCCATTATGGATTATCTGATTGACGGCAAGCCGGAGGCGATCTCGGCAACTGGTCAAAAACATTTGAATGGGCATGAAGACGTTGCGTACCTGACCGTATATTTCTCTAATAAGGTAATCGCTCATATCAACGTAAACTGGCTGTCGCCCGTCAAGATCCGCACTACGCTTATCGGTGGAGAAAATAAAATGCTGGTGTGGAATGACCTTGAAGTAGACGAAAAGATCAGAGTGTATGACAAAGGAGTCCACATTCAGAATAGCAGCGCCGTTTACGACCTTCTTGTCAGCTATCGCTCTGGAGATATGTGGGCGCCACAGGTGGACCGAACTGAGGCGCTTGATGAGGAGATTGCACACTTTGTAGATTGTGTCTGCAATGGAAAGAGGCCGCAGACAGACGGTCACTCAGGACGACGGGTCATTCAGATGTTAGAGGCAGCCAGCCGGTCCCTGCTGAACCGTGGAGAGGCGGTATATCTTTGA
- a CDS encoding sugar transferase: MKQKAVRAFSNGRLEVDVSSGIKVSSMAFAPTVYGKSARDITPSTAFLQALNHEHKRAERSGRPFVLVLISGDCFQNEGHLNLAPSVAMSVSSCKRETDSIGWYEQDLTLGVLLTEIGHVDNAKVELLIQKISSAVQQAVSPQEFRRLELAIHVLPHRSADSGHADDAGEVIYRDLYQKPWTKRHSDVLKRTVDIAGSCLFLLLLIPVFATIALLVKITSSGPVFFCHKRVGQYGRLFNFYKFRSMRINNDQTIHRNYVKELINGSKQAQQPNGFYKLMVDPRITPLGRILRRTSLDELPQFVNVLLGEMSLVGPRPPLPYEFDCYRAWHKRRVMEIKPGLTGLWQVHGRSRTTFDEMVRMDLRYARSQSLWLDLKIILQTPAAMFLGRGAN, translated from the coding sequence TTGAAACAAAAAGCCGTACGTGCGTTTAGCAATGGACGCCTGGAGGTCGATGTGTCATCAGGGATAAAGGTGAGTTCAATGGCTTTTGCGCCCACTGTATATGGGAAGTCAGCCAGGGATATCACACCGAGCACTGCATTTTTACAAGCTCTGAATCACGAGCATAAGAGGGCGGAACGATCCGGCAGGCCATTTGTACTGGTTCTGATCAGCGGCGATTGCTTTCAGAATGAAGGCCATTTGAATCTGGCACCAAGCGTCGCTATGTCTGTATCCTCTTGTAAAAGAGAGACGGATTCGATTGGATGGTACGAACAAGATCTTACGCTTGGTGTTCTGCTAACTGAAATCGGCCATGTGGACAACGCCAAAGTTGAACTGCTTATACAGAAGATCTCTTCTGCGGTTCAGCAGGCAGTTTCCCCGCAAGAATTTCGCAGGCTTGAGCTAGCGATCCATGTTCTCCCCCATCGTTCAGCGGACAGCGGACACGCGGATGATGCGGGAGAAGTTATCTATCGAGATCTCTATCAAAAGCCATGGACAAAACGCCATTCAGATGTGCTAAAGCGGACGGTTGATATTGCAGGAAGCTGCTTATTTCTTCTGCTGCTCATCCCAGTCTTCGCTACTATTGCACTGCTAGTTAAAATTACGTCCAGCGGGCCGGTATTTTTTTGCCATAAACGAGTTGGACAGTATGGAAGATTATTCAATTTCTATAAGTTTCGCTCAATGCGCATCAATAATGATCAGACGATACATCGCAACTACGTCAAGGAATTAATCAATGGAAGTAAGCAGGCACAGCAACCGAATGGCTTCTATAAGCTGATGGTTGACCCGAGGATAACACCTCTAGGTCGAATACTCAGAAGGACAAGCTTGGATGAATTGCCCCAATTTGTTAATGTGCTGCTAGGTGAAATGTCGCTTGTTGGACCTCGGCCGCCGCTGCCTTACGAGTTCGATTGCTACCGCGCATGGCACAAGCGGCGCGTAATGGAGATCAAACCTGGGCTAACCGGGCTGTGGCAGGTCCATGGCCGTTCCCGAACTACATTCGATGAAATGGTACGGATGGATCTTCGGTATGCGAGGTCACAATCGTTGTGGCTGGATCTGAAGATCATTCTGCAAACGCCAGCCGCGATGTTTCTTGGGCGCGGGGCAAACTAA
- a CDS encoding CpsD/CapB family tyrosine-protein kinase, with protein MIQDSIFNSIHSTDVKERTINGCDAVCRPRATDYLTDKVTACAEFKVPAEPTDRLVAKNEPECLGAELLRTLASRLSQAQARHPLKKLLVTSAVQGEGKTLISANLSITLAMYSKRVLLIDGDLRSSGMSRWFDVVDNSSMQTWCDQGIYRAPLLRKAEGLPLWVFPAGIPVEVPGSILQSPEFAAKLDELEDNFDWVIIDSPPLVPFADAGILAALADAVLLVTRRGVTSKPMLEEALGALDRQKIIVTILNSANVQSQKCYDSYYSEHQRVVSDSWGIKKTKSKMLSLK; from the coding sequence ATGATTCAAGACTCAATCTTCAATTCGATCCATAGTACGGATGTAAAGGAACGCACCATCAATGGTTGTGATGCTGTTTGTAGGCCAAGAGCTACAGACTATCTCACGGACAAGGTAACGGCATGTGCCGAGTTCAAGGTTCCGGCTGAACCCACAGATCGCCTCGTGGCAAAGAATGAACCAGAGTGCCTCGGTGCAGAACTTCTACGAACTCTAGCTTCTCGGCTGAGCCAGGCGCAAGCGCGTCATCCCCTTAAGAAGCTACTTGTTACAAGCGCAGTTCAAGGAGAAGGAAAGACATTAATCTCGGCAAATCTTTCGATAACTCTAGCTATGTACAGCAAGAGGGTTTTGCTTATCGACGGCGATCTTCGCAGTTCCGGTATGAGCCGTTGGTTCGATGTAGTGGATAACTCATCTATGCAAACGTGGTGCGACCAAGGTATCTATCGCGCGCCGCTTCTTCGGAAGGCTGAAGGGCTTCCACTATGGGTATTTCCAGCCGGCATACCAGTCGAGGTGCCAGGTAGCATTTTGCAGTCACCTGAGTTTGCGGCGAAGCTAGATGAGCTCGAAGATAATTTCGACTGGGTCATCATTGATTCTCCTCCGCTCGTACCGTTCGCTGACGCAGGGATCCTCGCAGCGCTTGCAGATGCAGTACTGCTGGTTACGCGAAGGGGCGTCACGTCAAAGCCAATGCTGGAGGAAGCACTCGGTGCCCTCGATAGGCAAAAGATCATCGTCACAATTCTAAACAGCGCGAATGTCCAAAGCCAGAAGTGCTACGACAGTTACTATAGCGAACATCAGCGTGTCGTTTCAGATTCTTGGGGTATAAAAAAGACTAAATCTAAGATGTTGAGTCTGAAGTGA